TACATCCCGGCCTCCCCCATACGATCAACGAGAGATCCGTGAAGAATTCGTGCGGCTTCCTCATCTCCCATCAACATGTATAACCGGAACGCACGTGCTTCTTTTCGATCCCGGGACAGTGCCGATCCCGCCTCCTTGAGAAATCTCAGGGCGTCTTTATAACACCGGACCAGTTCATAGTGATCCAGAAGCTGGATCGCATGTTCCTCACTTGGATCCTTCTCCCAGAGGTGCATGTAGGAAGCCTCTGCGGCTTCCCAGTTTCCGAGGTAGGTGTAAATGTCAGCCTTCTGACTGAGAAGAAAATCACTGGCTTCCTCGGTGAGATCGGTCCTTTCCAGAGCTTGAAGCATGGTCAGGGACTCGATCAAGTAACCGCTTAAGTATTTGAGATGAATCAGGTAAAGCTGGGCCAGGATATCTTCAGGCCGGGATGCCTGAACGGTGGAGAAGAGGGCCTGGGCTTCATCCCACCGTCCCGCTTCCACATAACAGCGTCCGAGCTCCATCCGAACATCGGAAGGGTCAATCGAGCTTTCCATAAGAGATTCAAAGAGCGGAATCGCCCGATCACAGCTCCCTCCCATGCGAAAAAGCCTTGCGCATCGAAATCGATGGGATTCCGGGTTGGGAAGGTTCTCGAGGATCGGATAAACAGTCTCTGCGGCGTCCAGGTATCGGCCCTGTTGCTCCTGGATCTGCGACAGGCGGAGACGCATGCCGCTTTCGCCGGGAACAAATCGCAAAAAGGCTTTGATGTTTCTCTCCGCCAGAGGAAGGTTTCCGGCTTCGAGGTAATACGAAGAGAGAAGCCAGTATGCCTGGACACTGTCCACACCTTCCAGAATGGAAACGCCTTTCTCCTTGTCGCCCGTGATAAACAGCATGCGGGCCAGTTCCGTCGAAATTTCCGGATCTTCCGGGGCCACCTCATGGGCGCGCTGATAGTAAAGAAGTGCCGTGGAGAATTCTTTCCGGGTGGTATAGATCCTGGCCATGTTCTGCAACGCGGTCAGGTTGTCCGGGTGTCGTGCCAGAATATCCTGAAGGATTTCCGTCGCTTCGTCGGTTCGGTACGATTCGAGGCAGGCTTCCGCCAGGGTAAGAGCGATCGTCGTATTTTCCGGATCCAGCTTGAGAGCCTTTTTTAATCTGTCTACGGCAAGATCAACCCTTCCATCGGTTTGCTGAGCAACGCCGTCCATGAAGAGATCCATCGCTTCGTCGGAAATCGTCTGACCGAGAAGGAGGGGAGGAGCAAGGAGAACGAAAAGGGTGAGGAATCTAAGCATCACGCCATTATCCCAGATAATTTACAGGAAGGCCAGAGAAGTACTGCATGGAGAGTGAATACCGGATCCTCTTCACCGGAAGCAGGGGAAAGCAATCCCATCCCGGGTTCATGAATCCTTATTCCTGGCGGTTGGATCAGAAACCCGGCTTCCGGAAGACTCCATGAATTCTCGCGCATGAGATTGGACCTTTGCAATGAAGTCCCGGGTCTCCTTAAACGCTGGAGGTCCCTTGTACCTTTCGACCGTATGCTCACCCGCGTTATAGGCTGCCAGGATACTGGAAAGATTATCTTCAAACTTATTCCTGAGATACGCAAGAAAGGTCGCGGCTCCCCGCAGGTTATCAGATGGGTTATAAGGATCCGATACTCGAAATCGCTGGCATGTGGCGGGCATAAGCTGCATCAGTCCCCGCGCTCCCTTGTGAGAGAGCGCGTCAGGATTGAAATTGGATTCCACACGTGCCACAGCAGCCAGAAGGTAGGGATTCAGGTCATACTCCTTTCCCATGTGAACGAAGAGATTGCCGTAGGGAATTCCATCAATTGCTCCTTCAATGAAAGCGAGGGGGATGGTTTTGAAGGCCTTCGGCGGAGTTGAAAACACCGGCTCCTCCGGTACGATCTCGTCCTCGACGATCTGTTCCACCCGCAATTCGGGAACCTGGATCGTCCCACCTGAAATCAGGGTAATGGTATAGGTCCCCTCCTGGTGCTGATATTCGGTGACTTTCAGGAATCTTCCATCCGTGAAGACCACCAGTTCGGGAATGAGAACCAGGGCCGCCAGGAAGGAAGCACATCCTCCCGGAGTGAGGTTCGTGTTTGATATCGCCTTCAGAATGAAATCCCGATGTTCCTCAATCGGAGGAAACGATCAGCATAACCGAGGTGGATCCCACGACGAATTCGTTTTTATCCTCCAGCTGGACTTCCTGAATGGCTTTTCCGTCGAAGTAGGTTCCATTCGTAGACCCAAGATCCACAAGAAAGACGCCATCGGGGCGGACTTCGACCTGACAGTGTTTTCTGGACAGTTCCGGGTCGGGGAGGACAACATCGCCATACGCTCTTCCAATAATCGTGGTCCGTTTCGAAACGGAAAAGACCTGACCGGCCAGTGGGCCGGAAAGGATGGCGAGGCTGATGCGTTGATCGCCCAGACTTCCGGATACGGAGGCCTGAATTGCGTCCTGGTCTACGACCTTGGTGGTCTCCTGTTCCGGCCGACCGAATTCTTCCCCTGACGAGGGTGGGGAAACGCCAAAGACATGCTGGCATTTCGCGCAGCGGATCATTGTCGGATCTTCTTTCAGAATGGATGATTCCACCCGATATTTGACTGCGCATGCGGGGCACGAAATTATCATTTTCGATTCCACTCCCTTCCTTGATCCATCATCAGTCCACCTGCTCCGCCACGATGAGACCTTCTCCTTCAAATCGCAGGGTGTGCCGTTCTTCAACGCCGGACTGCATGACGTCGGCTTCCTCGTCTTCCACCGGGTTAATCATCATATTCCCACTCCAGGCTACCAGAGAGGACGCGTTAATCGTAAGGGGGTACTCCGGGGTCACCCGAAGAACCAGGGGCTCAATGTGTGTAAGGAGTGCAATGGCTCCCTTCCCGTAGACTTTAAAGATGTCCATCTGTGTCTTCGGAGGGGATGGAAACGTGAGTTCCTGCCGTACCGACAGCCCATGCTCCAAAGCCAGGAGATGGGATCCTTCCACAAGGAGAAACTCGCTGTTGAGGTCGATCAGATAGGTCTGCATTCCCTTTTCGAACAGGAAAAGCTTTCCCGCACCTTCCGCAATGACCACGGGCTGTGCCGTGGTTCCGTGAAAGGTGTCAAGGGGATGGAAGCGGAAATTTCCCACATAGGAATTGAGGGTTCCCTTTTTGATAAATACCTTGTCCGGCGTATGGATTTCCAGAAACCCGTTCTTGTGGAGGACAAACTTCTGGCCGATGTGTTCGACCGTTTTTACGGTGGGAAGGGAGATTTTTTCGGGCATTTCCTCGGTATCGCGCAAAAAGGCTTCTCCCACCGAGCTGAAGGGGTGGTCCGAGGGCTCCTCCGACCGTTCCGGAATGGGCTGAATGGGCTGCGTATGTTCCGGAACGGGAATCACATGATTGTCCTGCTTCAGAACGGGAAAGGGGCTGGTCTTCTCTTCCTGAGGAATATCGAGGGGATTATCCGAATCGTGGAAGATGGGGGAAGTTTCGTGTACGGGAGGTGGGGGTGCGGCAGGAGCCCCGGGGGACGCGGGCTGTGGGGCAGGTTTCTCAGGCGATTCTTCCTTGGTATGAGATTGCAGTTTCTCCTGCATTTCCTTTGCATGGCTCTCTGAACCGGCAAAGCGAAAGTGTTCCAGGGCCATGCCGTACTTTCCCAGCCGGCGATAGACCAGGCCAAGATAGAGATGAGCTTTCGCGTAATTGGGATTCAGCTCCGTGGCTTTCCGAAGGTGTTCCTCCGCGTCCTCGACCTTTCCTTGCTTAAAAAGAACCAGGCCGAGATTGGAATGGAGAATAAAGATATTCGGATTTTTCTTTAAGAGGCGGTTATAGGTCTCTTCCGCCTGTCGATATTTTTTGATTCTGAAGTAGATCAATCCCAGAAGGTTGAGTACATCTTCATCTTCCGGTCGGTATCGAAGAGCCAGTTCCAGCTCGAGCCTGGCAAGTTCGAAATCTTTATTGTTCATGGCTTCTTTCCCCTTGTTCAGGTGAACAAGAAAGACGCCATGATCAAAGGGGACTGTGCCGGAATTCGGGTTCATCGGCGATTTCTGCGGGGAACGTTCGAAATGACAAGCCTGTTATTGCGATCTCGATATGCCTTTAATGTCGGGGCCAGACCGGTTCCCCGGTAGAGGGTCATGACCTTTCGAACATAATTGATGGTTTCATCATACGGTGGAATCCCGCCATAGTTGTTGACTACGGTGGGACCGGCATTGTACGCCGCAAGGGCAAAGGAGAGATTTCCATTGTAGGAATCCAGGAGCCTGCGGAGGTATTTGCAGCCGGCATAAAGATTTTCTTCGGGATTAAAGGGGTTTCTCAGGCCAAGATCCCTTGCGGTTTCCGGCATGATCTGCATGAGCCCCTTCGCACCTTTCGGCGATACGGCTCTGGGATTGAACGAGGATTCCACCCGAATCAGGGCCCGGATCAGGGCCGGATCCAGCGCGTGGTGTCTCGCGGCCTGATCGATCATTTCATGAATGGAAGTAGTTCCCGATACCGGAAAGGCAGAGGAGTCTCGCTCCGTCAGCATCGAGTCGGAGAATAAAGCGGTTGACAGGGAAAGACTCAACAACAGTCGTATCCACACGGGAATAGTATATCACAGGAGGGTCGATGCTCTTACGAACCGGTTTATTTTTCGGATGAAACGCTGAATCTGGCCCTTCCCTGCGATTCGAGATGGAGGGGGATGGTTGTTCCATGCACAAGGATGGACAGTATGCCCGTAACGTGAATGGTGGGGAGATGCCCGGCTTCAAGACAATCCATAAATGTACTTCCCAGATGTTTGACGGGAAACGTGGTCTGGAGCCGCAGGGTTCGGGCGCCTGGAGAAACCGTGATTTCTTCGGGAGGATCAGAAAGCGTAAGGGGGGTCCCTTCCAGAAGTACGACAAGGTCGGTGATTCCCAGATGGAGGGGAAAGGAAAGCGGATTCTCCAGGGGAAGGATAACTTCCAGGGGGCGATCCGAAAGAGAAAGGACAATTTCCGGATCTCCGACAAAGGGATCGGCGGAAGGTGCGTTCCACCTGACGTCACGGAAGGAGATGGAATGACTGCGGTGCAGGACGGTCTCTCCCCGGGGAATAGACCAGCTGACCGTCATCATGAAATCAGGTTTTCCAAGAATGGCCTGCAGGACGTCATCCTCTGTGATGGAGGAGACTGGAACCGATGAAGTAAGGGTGTCCTGAAACGGTTCCTCACCGTTCAGGGTTACTCGCTGCAGGCGGATGAAGGAGAGGGTGTGATCTCTCCACGTGAGATCTGTGCGAAGAAGATAGGATCCAGCAGGCGGTTGATCGGAGACCGGCAGATGTAAAGCGAGCTCTACGGCAATTGAATCGGACTGGACTGCGGAGAGAGTCAGGGCAGCTGAGAAAAAAAGGGTTCCAATCAACGAAGAGCCCGGATGATCAGGATGATGCCCAGAATAATGAGGAGCGCCGGCCAGAGCCTTCCCAGAGATGAGAGGATGTCCGGGTCCAGCCATTCCGCTGAACGTGCCAGAACCATCAGGCCGATGCCCAGGAGAATTCCTCCCGGAATCAGAGGCCAGCGCGAAGTGGGTCCGCGCAAACGTGCGATAGGGTAAATGGCCAGAAAACCAAGGCCCAGTCCGATGATTACCAGGGAAGAATGACCTGTGCCATGGGAAAGGAAGATTCCTGCCGAAAGGCCCCCGAGAATTCCCGAGGGCACGAGCCAGCCGTATTGATGATTCAAAAGATAGAGTCCAAAAAAGCAAAGGGCCAGCAACCCGAGAAAAAGCGATTCGGAAAGATCAAGCCACCGGTTAAGGAGAACAAGGCTCCCGAGGACAATCAGTATGTACCCGAACGTAATATTTCGATTCACTTTTTCACGGATCCCTTTCTTGAATTACTCCATCTTCTGGCCGCAATCGGGACAGAACTTTGCGCCTGCGGGGACCGGCTTGGAACAGGAAGGACAGGTGATTGCCAGCTTGGCTCCGCAATTGGAACAGAACTTGGAATTTTCCTGTGTCGGCTGATTGCAGGAAGGACACGGAATCATGCCGGGCGCCGCAGAGGGTTTTCCGCATTCCGGGCAGAATTTTGCGTTTCCGGAAATCGCGGCACCGCAATGAGCGCAGGGCCGGGATGGCTGCTGGGCATTGCCTCCTGACAGTGTGTCTTTCAGCATCGATGGAATCGCCATACCGAGGCCCGCGCCAACTCCCAGGCCCATGCCGGCAGCGGCGGTTCCCCCTGCCTCGCCTCCACCACCCGAGGCCTGTGCTGCGTCCTGCATGGCCTGGGCGGCTTTAAACTGCATGTATTTCCCCATATCTCCGAGGGCACCCATGCCTGCTCTTTCATCTATCTTGGCCATCACTTCTTCCGGCGGCGTGATGGAGTTGATGTAAAAATCGATCAGGTCGATGCCATGCCCGGTAAAATCATCCCCCAGCCGGGCCTTGACCAGAACCCCCAGTTCGTCATAGACGGCCGGGAGGTCAAAGATGCTGGTAACCTGTTCTCCCAGGACATCGTTGAGCCGGGATACGATGATGTTACGGTAATAGTCTTCCAGCTCCTCGGTTCCGTACAGTCCCCGGGCTCCCACGACCTCATTGACAAAGAGTTGGGGATTCTTTACTCGAAATGCATAGGTGCCGAACCCCCGCAGCCGAACCATGGCGAGCTCTTTGTCCCGAAAGACGATGGGTTCCTTCGTTCCCCACTTCCGGTTGATAAAGGTCCGGGAGGAAATAAAGACGACCTGAGCCCGGAAGGGAGACTTTTCCCATGGAATGGTCAGAACCTTTGTAATGAGAGGAATGTTCAGGGTCGTCAGCGTATGGCGGCCCGGACCGAAGACATCCATGGCCTTGCCATCACGGAAAAAGACGGCACTCTGCTGTTCCTGAACGACGAGCTGGGCGCCGATAAAGATGTCTGCGGAACCCGAGGGCGGATACCGGTAGACAATTTCGTTTTCGGTGTCGGGAAAGTGTTCGATAATCTCAATCTTGCGGGCCATCAGCGAACCTCCTCCATAATTGACTTGCGTGTTCTGAATTGCTCTTCCATTCCCCGGATGGTCTCGAGAAGAGCAGTCGGCTCCATAGCCTCCAGATCCTCTTCTTTAAGCCGAAGAACCTGATCCAGAATGTCCGCATCGATATCGTAAATCCGGTCGAGGGTGTCATCCTTGACTTTCATTGTGTCAAAAAAACCGGCGTACCCGTATTCCGCAAACCGGATCGTCTGAGCGACCCGTATCAGGGTCTGATCCACTTTA
The window above is part of the Thermoanaerobaculia bacterium genome. Proteins encoded here:
- a CDS encoding tetratricopeptide repeat protein, whose amino-acid sequence is MLRFLTLFVLLAPPLLLGQTISDEAMDLFMDGVAQQTDGRVDLAVDRLKKALKLDPENTTIALTLAEACLESYRTDEATEILQDILARHPDNLTALQNMARIYTTRKEFSTALLYYQRAHEVAPEDPEISTELARMLFITGDKEKGVSILEGVDSVQAYWLLSSYYLEAGNLPLAERNIKAFLRFVPGESGMRLRLSQIQEQQGRYLDAAETVYPILENLPNPESHRFRCARLFRMGGSCDRAIPLFESLMESSIDPSDVRMELGRCYVEAGRWDEAQALFSTVQASRPEDILAQLYLIHLKYLSGYLIESLTMLQALERTDLTEEASDFLLSQKADIYTYLGNWEAAEASYMHLWEKDPSEEHAIQLLDHYELVRCYKDALRFLKEAGSALSRDRKEARAFRLYMLMGDEEAARILHGSLVDRMGEAGMYLTVQLAMDAERYDLAHEFLDEMVASVKDEIFITFSRAAIYENLGKSKEAGDLFHSLLAVNPDDASTLNYLGYMKAESGEDLDRAKAYLIRAVEIQPSSGAYLDSLGWVYFKLDQLKEAEYYLIQAFHRLPHDPVVIEHLGDLYNKKGNRELALFYYRHAIRCFSTDADSIISKILSLR
- a CDS encoding lytic transglycosylase domain-containing protein, translating into MVFTDGRFLKVTEYQHQEGTYTITLISGGTIQVPELRVEQIVEDEIVPEEPVFSTPPKAFKTIPLAFIEGAIDGIPYGNLFVHMGKEYDLNPYLLAAVARVESNFNPDALSHKGARGLMQLMPATCQRFRVSDPYNPSDNLRGAATFLAYLRNKFEDNLSSILAAYNAGEHTVERYKGPPAFKETRDFIAKVQSHAREFMESSGSRVSDPTARNKDS
- a CDS encoding FHA domain-containing protein, whose protein sequence is MIISCPACAVKYRVESSILKEDPTMIRCAKCQHVFGVSPPSSGEEFGRPEQETTKVVDQDAIQASVSGSLGDQRISLAILSGPLAGQVFSVSKRTTIIGRAYGDVVLPDPELSRKHCQVEVRPDGVFLVDLGSTNGTYFDGKAIQEVQLEDKNEFVVGSTSVMLIVSSD
- a CDS encoding tetratricopeptide repeat protein, giving the protein MNPNSGTVPFDHGVFLVHLNKGKEAMNNKDFELARLELELALRYRPEDEDVLNLLGLIYFRIKKYRQAEETYNRLLKKNPNIFILHSNLGLVLFKQGKVEDAEEHLRKATELNPNYAKAHLYLGLVYRRLGKYGMALEHFRFAGSESHAKEMQEKLQSHTKEESPEKPAPQPASPGAPAAPPPPVHETSPIFHDSDNPLDIPQEEKTSPFPVLKQDNHVIPVPEHTQPIQPIPERSEEPSDHPFSSVGEAFLRDTEEMPEKISLPTVKTVEHIGQKFVLHKNGFLEIHTPDKVFIKKGTLNSYVGNFRFHPLDTFHGTTAQPVVIAEGAGKLFLFEKGMQTYLIDLNSEFLLVEGSHLLALEHGLSVRQELTFPSPPKTQMDIFKVYGKGAIALLTHIEPLVLRVTPEYPLTINASSLVAWSGNMMINPVEDEEADVMQSGVEERHTLRFEGEGLIVAEQVD
- a CDS encoding lytic transglycosylase domain-containing protein, with the translated sequence MWIRLLLSLSLSTALFSDSMLTERDSSAFPVSGTTSIHEMIDQAARHHALDPALIRALIRVESSFNPRAVSPKGAKGLMQIMPETARDLGLRNPFNPEENLYAGCKYLRRLLDSYNGNLSFALAAYNAGPTVVNNYGGIPPYDETINYVRKVMTLYRGTGLAPTLKAYRDRNNRLVISNVPRRNRR
- a CDS encoding DUF5668 domain-containing protein; its protein translation is MNRNITFGYILIVLGSLVLLNRWLDLSESLFLGLLALCFFGLYLLNHQYGWLVPSGILGGLSAGIFLSHGTGHSSLVIIGLGLGFLAIYPIARLRGPTSRWPLIPGGILLGIGLMVLARSAEWLDPDILSSLGRLWPALLIILGIILIIRALR
- a CDS encoding SPFH domain-containing protein — its product is MARKIEIIEHFPDTENEIVYRYPPSGSADIFIGAQLVVQEQQSAVFFRDGKAMDVFGPGRHTLTTLNIPLITKVLTIPWEKSPFRAQVVFISSRTFINRKWGTKEPIVFRDKELAMVRLRGFGTYAFRVKNPQLFVNEVVGARGLYGTEELEDYYRNIIVSRLNDVLGEQVTSIFDLPAVYDELGVLVKARLGDDFTGHGIDLIDFYINSITPPEEVMAKIDERAGMGALGDMGKYMQFKAAQAMQDAAQASGGGGEAGGTAAAGMGLGVGAGLGMAIPSMLKDTLSGGNAQQPSRPCAHCGAAISGNAKFCPECGKPSAAPGMIPCPSCNQPTQENSKFCSNCGAKLAITCPSCSKPVPAGAKFCPDCGQKME